ACTTGTCAGCCAACGGCGTGTGCGCCACCTTCAAAACATCTTGTTCAATACCGTCATATCCGTAACGAAGAACATTGATCCCCCCGGAAGCTGCAGGATAATAGTCTTGCGTTCCTGTGGGCGTGTTCAAAATCTCGGCCTCGATATTGTGAGCGGCATGCACCATTTGATGAATGTCTTTAAAAGGCCGGCCGCAGAATAAAGAAAAAGCTTTCATCAAACTGATGGTCAAGCTGGAACTTCCCCCCAAGCCGCCACCAACGGGACTCTCGGAAGACGTCTTCAAAGTGAAGCCTTTGGTCGGCATCCAATAGCGAAGCTGCGTTTGCAAAAGTACCATGCGCGGATCGGTGTCAGACAGAGCATCCACTAAATTAGAATAACTCTTTTTTAGCTTAAGATCCGCCGATTCCAGAACAATGCTTGCATCCGCATGAGGAGTCAGTTCCGCCACCGTATATATATCTATCGCGACATTCACCGTAGATGCCCCGTTGATGAACAGATAAAGAGGCCACAAATCCAGTGTACCTCCGGCTAAATCCACGCGTGTCGGCGATTTGACTACAATCTTTTGCATTATTTTGTTTCTTTCTTACCGGCCCCGGCTTGTTGCTGATCCGCACCCTCTTTAGTTTCCGGTTTGGCCGGAGGAGTTTCTTTAAGATCATCTGGTGATATTTTAATAAACTTGTCCAAGGCACCTGGTTCCATTTTCAGTTGCAATGAGGGCTCGGTCACCTTCGCATAAATCGCAAGATCTGCGGCCTGGGTGACTTCTGCCTTCCAGGATTTTTCCGCAAGCTGCAAGTTCATCGTGAATA
The Bdellovibrio sp. ArHS DNA segment above includes these coding regions:
- a CDS encoding galactokinase; amino-acid sequence: MQKIVVKSPTRVDLAGGTLDLWPLYLFINGASTVNVAIDIYTVAELTPHADASIVLESADLKLKKSYSNLVDALSDTDPRMVLLQTQLRYWMPTKGFTLKTSSESPVGGGLGGSSSLTISLMKAFSLFCGRPFKDIHQMVHAAHNIEAEILNTPTGTQDYYPAASGGINVLRYGYDGIEQDVLKVAHTPLADKFMLVYTGKAHHSGLNNFEVMKDSVAKDATTLQALRDLKVIAIETEHAVRSGNWNELGTLFKREFEARVRLAPEFSSPEISKLAEVSLQNGAEAVKICGAGGGGCVLVWCPPEKRKGVSQACQEAGFQVMDAKPVDPL